One part of the Prunus persica cultivar Lovell chromosome G5, Prunus_persica_NCBIv2, whole genome shotgun sequence genome encodes these proteins:
- the LOC18777546 gene encoding plastidial lipoyltransferase 2 — MTLTATHCVASIPTYPICKHQHKPPRSLSRRILSRSNRVSNVKIPQSTSLTFEPRNECECFNLYEQQVPYEQAWAWQKSIVNEKKTLIQRNEDCSDSLFVLQHRPVYTLGTASSEQFLNFDVKDSPFDIYRTERGGEVTYHGPGQIVMYPIMNLRNHKMDLHWYLRSLEEVIIRALSKTFCIKASRLEGLTGVWHGTQKLAAIGIRVLQWITYHGLALNVTTDLTPFHSIVPCGLRDYQVGSVRGLLKEFQSSTDCERARLPDPDDGQLLDITCKSLIKEFSEVFQVRINYETISRLELLERKPVNHLEEETN, encoded by the exons ATGACTCTCACGGCAACTCATTGTGTCGCCTCAATCCCAACATACCCAATCTGCAAGCATCAACATAAACCTCCTCGATCTCTCTCCCGGCGGATCTTATCAAGATCAAATAGAGTCTCAAATGTTAAAATTCCGCAGTCGACCTCTTTAACCTTCGAGCCAAGAAACGA GTGTGAGTGCTTCAATCTGTACGAGCAGCAGGTTCCATATGAACAGGCGTGGGCTTGGCAGAAGAGCATAGTTAACGAGAAAAAAACTTTGATTCAGAGGAATGAGGATTGCTCGGACTCGCTGTTTGTTCTTCAGCACCGTCCTGTGTATACCTTGGGGACTGCTAGTTCAGAGCAGTTCCTTAATTTTGACGTCAAGGACTCACCTTTTGACATTTATCGAACCGAACGTGGCGGCGAGGTTACATATCATGGTCCTGGTCAG ATAGTTATGTACCCCATTATGAATCTCCGAAATCACAAGATGGATCTTCATTGGTACCTCAGGTCACTTGAGGAGGTGATCATCCGTGCGCTTTCAAAGACATTTTGTATCAAGGCATCACGGCTTGAGGGCCTCACTGGTGTTTGGCATG GAACCCAGAAACTGGCAGCCATCGGAATACGAGTATTACAGTGGATAACGTATCATGGCTTAGCGTTGAATGTCACCACTGACTTAACCCCTTTTCATTCGATAGTGCCCTGCGGGTTACGAGACTATCAGGTTGGAAGTGTTAGAGGCTTGCTGAAGGAATTTCAGTCATCCACTGACTGCGAAAGAGCACGTCTACCTGATCCTGATGATGGCCAGCTACTTGATATTACTTGTAAATCTTTGATCAAAGAGTTTTCAGAAGTTTTCCAGGTTAGAATCAATTATGAAACCATCTCAAGGTTGGAGTTATTAGAAAGGAAACCTGTAAACCATTTGGAAgaggaaactaattaa